AGGTTTCATTCCGTGGAGTATTAAATGAACACAATTTCTGTTTTCCTTAATGGTAAATACAAACAATATGGAGGTAAGCAAGAGctgtcaaaaatgtaaacaggtGTTGACCTTGTATGCATTTAGGGTGTTGAAAAATGGAAAACTGACAAAAAGTTGCATATGCTGCCTGGATAAAAAGAAGGCGTCACGTGAACGCAATAGGTGCCCCCATCAAAAGCAGAGATCCTCCTGTAAAGAATGTGGCAGAAGTCAAAGTTGCCCCCATCAAAGGATGAGATCCAGGTGTAAGTAATGTGGGGGAAGCCCTATATGCCCCTATCAAAGGGTGAGATTCAACTGTAAAGAATGTGGGGGAAGTCAAATTTTCCCCTATCAAAGGGTGAGATCCAACTGTAAAGAGTGTGGGGGAAGTCAAATTTGCCTCAATCACAGGGTGAGTTCCCAGTGTAAGGAATGTGGCGGAAGTCAGATATGCCCCCATCAGAGGGAGAGGGCCTATTGTAAGGAGTGTGCGGTAGTCAAATTTGTCACCATGGAAAACCGAGATCCCAATGTAAGGAGTGTGGCGGTAGTAAAATATGTCCCATCAAAGACAGAGGGCCTTTTGTAAAGAATGCAAAGGCAGTCAGATTTGTCCCCATCAAAGACAGAGAGGACAATGTAAGGAGTGTGGTGAAAGTCAAATATGTCCCCATGAAAGGATAAGAACCAAGTGTAAAGACTGTGGGGGAAGTGGAATATGCTCTCATCAAAGATTGAGATCCATGTGTAAGGACTGTGGGGGAAGTCAAATATGTCCCCATCAAAGAAGGAGGTATCGATGCAAATACTGCAAGAAGAATAAAGAAACATGGCCACGATCACTGTTATTGTGGCAGGCGCGGCAATCAACGCCCCGGCATTCTCCGGAACGAAATATCTATTTTCTAAGGTATCGGGGCATGGGGCGGCCGAACGTAGGCGTCACGACGA
Above is a window of Hydractinia symbiolongicarpus strain clone_291-10 chromosome 3, HSymV2.1, whole genome shotgun sequence DNA encoding:
- the LOC130637045 gene encoding LOW QUALITY PROTEIN: zinc finger protein 709-like (The sequence of the model RefSeq protein was modified relative to this genomic sequence to represent the inferred CDS: inserted 2 bases in 2 codons; substituted 1 base at 1 genomic stop codon); the encoded protein is MVNTNNMEVSKSCQKCKQVLTLYAFRVLKNGKLTKSCICCLDKKKASRERNRCPHQKQRSSCKECGRSQSCPHQRMRSRCKXCGGSPICPYQRVRFNCKECGGSQIFPYQRVRSNCKECGGSQICLNHRVSSQCKECGGSQICPHQRERAYCKECXGSQICHHGKPRSQCKECGGSKICXHQRQRAFCKECKGSQICPHQRQRGQCKECGESQICPHERIRTKCKDCGGSGICSHQRLRSMCKDCGGSQICPHQRRRYRCKYCKKNKETWPRSLLLWQARQSTPRHSPERNIYFLRYRGMGRPNVGVTTRLLKSAIHLRRSGYANGRRNSTRKREAT